A portion of the Mus pahari chromosome 17, PAHARI_EIJ_v1.1, whole genome shotgun sequence genome contains these proteins:
- the Pde1b gene encoding calcium/calmodulin-dependent 3',5'-cyclic nucleotide phosphodiesterase 1B isoform X2 — protein MANPVPVQRSHLQGPILRLRYMVKQLENGEVNIEELKKNLEYTASLLEAVYIDETRQILDTEDELRELRSDAVPSEVRDWLASTFTQQTRAKGRRAEEKPKFRSIVHAVQAGIFVERMFRRTYTSVGPTYSTAVHNCLKNLDLWCFDVFSLNRAADDHALRTIVFELLTRHSLISRFKIPTVFLMSFLEGLETGYGKYKNPYHNQIHAADVTQTVHCFLLRTGMVHCLSEIEVLAIIFAAAIHDYEHTGTTNSFHIQTKSECAILYNDRSVLENHHISSVFRMMQDDEMNIFINLTKDEFAELRALVIEMVLATDMSCHFQQVKSMKTALQQLERIDKSKALSLLLHAADISHPTKQWSVHSRWTKALMEEFFRQGDKEAELGLPFSPLCDRTSTLVAQSQIGFIDFIVEPTFSVLTDVAEKSVQPSDDDSKPKSQPSFQWRQPSLDVDVGDPNPDVVSFRSTWTKYIQENKQKWKERAASGITNQMSIDELSPCEEEAPSSPAEDEHNQNGNLD, from the exons ATGGCAAACCCTGTTCCTGTCCAGAGGAGCCACCTCCAGGGCCCCATCCTCAG GCTGCGCTACATGGTGAAGCAGTTGGAGAATGGGGAGGTTAACATCGAGGAGCTGAAGAAAAACCTGGAATACACAGCTTCCCTGCTGGAAGCTGTCTATATTGATGAGACAAG GCAAATCCTGGACACTGAAGATGAGCTTCGGGAACTTCGGTCAGATGCTGTGCCTTCAGAGGTGCGGGACTGGTTGGCCTCCACCTTCACCCAGCAGACCCGAGCCAAAGGTCGCAGGGCAGAAGAGAAACCCAAGTTCCGAAGCATCGTGCATGCTGTGCAGGCTGGGATCTTCGTGGAGCG GATGTTCCGGAGAACATATACCTCTGTGGGCCCCACGTATTCTActgcagttcacaactgtctcaAG AACCTGGACCTCTGGTGCTTTGATGTCTTTTCCTTGAACCGGGCAGCCGATGACCACGCTCTGAGGACCATTGTTTTTGAGTTGCTGACTCGGCATAGCCTCATCAGTCGCTTCAAG ATTCCCACAGTGTTTCTGATGAGTTTTCTGGAGGGCTTGGAGACAGGCTACGGGAAATATAAGAATCCTTACCACAACCAGATCCACGCAGCCGACGTGACCCAGACTGTCCATTGCTTCCTTCTCCGCACAGGCATGGTG CACTGCCTGTCAGAGATTGAGGTCCTGGCCATCATCTTTGCTGCAGCCATCCATGACTATGAGCACACAGGCACAACCAACAGCTTCCACATTCAGACCAA GTCAGAATGTGCCATCCTGTACAATGATCGATCGGTGCTGGAGAATCACCACATCAGCTCTGTCTTTCGAATGATGCAGGATGATGAGATGAACATTTTTATCAATCTCACCAAGGATGAATTTGC AGAGCTGCGGGCCCTGGTTATTGAGATGGTGTTGGCCACAGACATGTCCTGCCATTTCCAGCAAGTGAAGTCTATGAAGACAGCACTGCAGCAGTTGGAAAG GATTGACAAGTCCAAGGCCCTATCTCTTCTGCTTCATGCTGCTGACATCAGCCACCCAACTAAGCAGTGGTCAGTCCATAGCCGCTGGACCAAGGCCTTAATGGAAGAGTTCTTCCGCCAG GGTGacaaggaggcagagctgggcctGCCCTTCTCTCCACTCTGTGATCGAACTTCCACATTGGTGGCCCAGTCCCAGATAG GTTTCATTGACTTCATTGTGGAGCCAACCTTCTCTGTGCTGACCGATGTGGCAGAAAAGAGTGTCCAGCCCTCTGATGATGATTCCAAACCTAAAAGTCAGCCCAG CTTCCAGTGGCGCCAGCCTTCTTTAGATGTGGACGTAGGAGACCCCAACCCTGATGTGGTCAGTTTCCGCTCCACCTGGACCAAGTACATTCAAGAGAACAAACAGAAGTGGAAGGAACGGGCAGCGAGTG GTATCACCAACCAGATGTCCATTGATGAGCTGTCCCCCTGTGAGGAAGAAGCCCCATCCTCCCCTGCAGAAGATGAGCACAACCAGAATGGGAATCTGGATTAG
- the Pde1b gene encoding calcium/calmodulin-dependent 3',5'-cyclic nucleotide phosphodiesterase 1B isoform X1: MELSPRSPPEMLESDCPSPLELKSAPSKKMWIKLRSLLRYMVKQLENGEVNIEELKKNLEYTASLLEAVYIDETRQILDTEDELRELRSDAVPSEVRDWLASTFTQQTRAKGRRAEEKPKFRSIVHAVQAGIFVERMFRRTYTSVGPTYSTAVHNCLKNLDLWCFDVFSLNRAADDHALRTIVFELLTRHSLISRFKIPTVFLMSFLEGLETGYGKYKNPYHNQIHAADVTQTVHCFLLRTGMVHCLSEIEVLAIIFAAAIHDYEHTGTTNSFHIQTKSECAILYNDRSVLENHHISSVFRMMQDDEMNIFINLTKDEFAELRALVIEMVLATDMSCHFQQVKSMKTALQQLERIDKSKALSLLLHAADISHPTKQWSVHSRWTKALMEEFFRQGDKEAELGLPFSPLCDRTSTLVAQSQIGFIDFIVEPTFSVLTDVAEKSVQPSDDDSKPKSQPSFQWRQPSLDVDVGDPNPDVVSFRSTWTKYIQENKQKWKERAASGITNQMSIDELSPCEEEAPSSPAEDEHNQNGNLD; encoded by the exons GCTGCGCTACATGGTGAAGCAGTTGGAGAATGGGGAGGTTAACATCGAGGAGCTGAAGAAAAACCTGGAATACACAGCTTCCCTGCTGGAAGCTGTCTATATTGATGAGACAAG GCAAATCCTGGACACTGAAGATGAGCTTCGGGAACTTCGGTCAGATGCTGTGCCTTCAGAGGTGCGGGACTGGTTGGCCTCCACCTTCACCCAGCAGACCCGAGCCAAAGGTCGCAGGGCAGAAGAGAAACCCAAGTTCCGAAGCATCGTGCATGCTGTGCAGGCTGGGATCTTCGTGGAGCG GATGTTCCGGAGAACATATACCTCTGTGGGCCCCACGTATTCTActgcagttcacaactgtctcaAG AACCTGGACCTCTGGTGCTTTGATGTCTTTTCCTTGAACCGGGCAGCCGATGACCACGCTCTGAGGACCATTGTTTTTGAGTTGCTGACTCGGCATAGCCTCATCAGTCGCTTCAAG ATTCCCACAGTGTTTCTGATGAGTTTTCTGGAGGGCTTGGAGACAGGCTACGGGAAATATAAGAATCCTTACCACAACCAGATCCACGCAGCCGACGTGACCCAGACTGTCCATTGCTTCCTTCTCCGCACAGGCATGGTG CACTGCCTGTCAGAGATTGAGGTCCTGGCCATCATCTTTGCTGCAGCCATCCATGACTATGAGCACACAGGCACAACCAACAGCTTCCACATTCAGACCAA GTCAGAATGTGCCATCCTGTACAATGATCGATCGGTGCTGGAGAATCACCACATCAGCTCTGTCTTTCGAATGATGCAGGATGATGAGATGAACATTTTTATCAATCTCACCAAGGATGAATTTGC AGAGCTGCGGGCCCTGGTTATTGAGATGGTGTTGGCCACAGACATGTCCTGCCATTTCCAGCAAGTGAAGTCTATGAAGACAGCACTGCAGCAGTTGGAAAG GATTGACAAGTCCAAGGCCCTATCTCTTCTGCTTCATGCTGCTGACATCAGCCACCCAACTAAGCAGTGGTCAGTCCATAGCCGCTGGACCAAGGCCTTAATGGAAGAGTTCTTCCGCCAG GGTGacaaggaggcagagctgggcctGCCCTTCTCTCCACTCTGTGATCGAACTTCCACATTGGTGGCCCAGTCCCAGATAG GTTTCATTGACTTCATTGTGGAGCCAACCTTCTCTGTGCTGACCGATGTGGCAGAAAAGAGTGTCCAGCCCTCTGATGATGATTCCAAACCTAAAAGTCAGCCCAG CTTCCAGTGGCGCCAGCCTTCTTTAGATGTGGACGTAGGAGACCCCAACCCTGATGTGGTCAGTTTCCGCTCCACCTGGACCAAGTACATTCAAGAGAACAAACAGAAGTGGAAGGAACGGGCAGCGAGTG GTATCACCAACCAGATGTCCATTGATGAGCTGTCCCCCTGTGAGGAAGAAGCCCCATCCTCCCCTGCAGAAGATGAGCACAACCAGAATGGGAATCTGGATTAG
- the Ppp1r1a gene encoding protein phosphatase 1 regulatory subunit 1A, whose product MEPDNSPRKIQFTVPLLEPHLDPEAAEQIRRRRPTPATLVLTSDQSSPEIDEDRIPNSLLKSTLSMSPRQRKKMTRTTPTMKELQTMVEHHLGQQKQGEEPEGATESTGNQESCPPGIPDTGSASRPDTPGTAQKSAESNPKTQEKCNVEPSTEDPSAHMLPLDSQGASLV is encoded by the exons ATGGAGCCCGACAACAGCCCACGGAAGATCCAGTTTACGGTCCCGCTGCTGGAGCCTCACCTGGACCCGGAGGCGGCCGAGCAG ATTCGGAGGCGccgccccacccctgccacacTTGTGCTGACCAGTGACCAATCATCCCCAG AAATAGATGAAGACCGGATCCCCAACTCACTTCTCAAG TCCACCTTGTCAATGTCTCCACGGCAACGGAAGAAGATGACAAGGACCACACCCACCATGAAAG agctccAGACGATGGTTGAACATCACCTAGGGCAACAGAAGCAAGGGGAAGAACCTGAGGGAGCCACTGAGAGCACAGGGAACCAGGAGTCCTGCCCACCTGGGATCCCAGACACAGGCTCGGCGTCAAGGCCAGATACCCCTGGGACAGCACAAA AGTCTGCAGAATCCAACCCCAAGACTCAGGAGAAGTGTAATGTGGAGCCCAGCACAGAGGACCCTTCAGCCCACATGCTACCACTGGATTCCCAGGGAGCCAGCTTG GTCTGA